The window CGATGCTTCGAATAAGATCGTGATGGCTGGCGGTGTAGACCTTCATTCCCACATCGTCGGCCCCAAGGTAACCTCTGGCCGTATGTTAAGGGTCGAAGATCACTATAAAGACCTCGTAGCCAGAACTCGAGTCACTCGTGCGGGAACGGGATACTCTATACCATCCACATACATTACGGGCTATAGGTATGCGATCATGGGTTACACTACCGTATGTGAACCGGCGAATCCGCCTTTAAAGATGCTTGCTGTTCATGATGAATTGAACGATATTCCGATGATCGATAAGACCGTATACATCTTATTCGGTAACAACTGGTTCGTCATGGAGTATCTGAAGGAGGGTAAGATAGAGGAGTGTGCAGCATTCATAGCATGGATATTGAAGAGGATGAAGGGTTACGTGATAAAGATCGTAAATCCGGGTGGTGGGGAGAGCTGGAAGTGGGGCTCAAATATAGAGAGCCTAGATGTAAGAACATCCAACTTCGATATTACGCCTCGGGAGATCATCAGAGGGCTATGTAAGGTGAATAAGCTCCTCAATCTGCCCCATCCCATACATGTCCATGCCAATATGCTCGGCACACCCGGAAATTACTGTATCACCCTTGAAACCATGGATTGTGTTAGAGATCTTGCGAGTGATGATCGACCTATAATACATATGACCCATATACAATTCCACAGTTATGGAGGCTCGAACTGGGCATCGCTATCTTCAGCTGCTGATGAAATAGCGAATTATGTGAATAAGAATAAACATGTCACTATAGATATGGGCCAGATAACCTTTACCGATACTACCACGATGACTGCTGATGGCCCATTCGAATATAAGCTACAAAGGTTGACGAGGGAGCGGTGGATCAATACGGATGTCGAGGTCGAGGAGAGCTCCGGTATTGTACCCATTCATTACAGGAGGAACAATTACGTTCATGCTGTAATGTGGGCGATCGGTC of the Nitrososphaerales archaeon genome contains:
- a CDS encoding formylmethanofuran dehydrogenase subunit A yields the protein MASLLIKNGIVYDPINKIDGEVMDIMVKDGKIVESIDESKAQVIDASNKIVMAGGVDLHSHIVGPKVTSGRMLRVEDHYKDLVARTRVTRAGTGYSIPSTYITGYRYAIMGYTTVCEPANPPLKMLAVHDELNDIPMIDKTVYILFGNNWFVMEYLKEGKIEECAAFIAWILKRMKGYVIKIVNPGGGESWKWGSNIESLDVRTSNFDITPREIIRGLCKVNKLLNLPHPIHVHANMLGTPGNYCITLETMDCVRDLASDDRPIIHMTHIQFHSYGGSNWASLSSAADEIANYVNKNKHVTIDMGQITFTDTTTMTADGPFEYKLQRLTRERWINTDVEVEESSGIVPIHYRRNNYVHAVMWAIGLESALLIKDPWRVFMTTDHPNGGPFTYYPRVISWLMSKKARESILKKVPRMSRRRTNLEGIDREYSFYEIAIVTRAGTARILGLKDKGHLAPGADADIAIYDFNPKQYDPSRDYKELVRAFSRAAYTIKDGEIVAKDGEIVKPLIGRTFWVESEIPKDIESSTVSSLTEKFRDYYTVSVDNYIVPENYLHRPQPVFVKS